The Sabethes cyaneus chromosome 3, idSabCyanKW18_F2, whole genome shotgun sequence DNA window ACCGCATGTAATCAAAGCTTTGCAAATGCGGTATGGACGTCCCGAAACACTTATTCGTTCTATGACTGAGCGAGTTCGACAAATGCCACCACTGAAGGCCAACGATCTGGAGAGCATTATAGAATTCGGACTGGCAGTGGATAATTTAGTACAGCATCTGGAAAATGTGGGATATCAGGCTCACTTATCTAACCCGTCTCTGTTACACGATTTGGTGGGAAAATTACCCGTTGACTATCGCCTCAACTGGTCGGCAGTCAAAAGTGAAGAACCTAATGCGGATTTGGCTGCGTTCGGGAGGTTCATGTCAAGTTTGGTTGAACTTGCATACAATGTAGCCGATGATTTACCATCGTTGAAACCACAAAAAACGAAACATCGGGAGAGGTCGTTCGTGCAGACTCACGCAGAGCCAGAATTTACACCGAGGCGTGAACCGGTAACTAACACTTTATCGGGGAGGCGAGCACCGAAGAGACCGTGCGCGGTTTGCAAAGCAGAAGGGCATCGGGTGTCGGAAtgcggaaaatttaaaactatgAACATCGACGGGCGGTTGAAGGCAGTGCGAGAGTTTGGTCTGTGCAGATCGTGTTTGAATTGCCATGGAAAATGGCCGTGCAAGACAGCGAAAGAGTGTGGAATCAATGATTGTCGGCTGAAACATAATCCTCTTCTACATTCTTCAAGTGCAACCGTACAAGCAGCTGTATCAACAAGTCATCTTAGTCAGTTAAAGACGGTAGGCGGACCGCTTTTTAGAATCATTCCTGTCACGTTATACGGAAAGAATACTAAAGTGGACATCTATGCTTTCGTCGATGAAGGATCGCAGATAACCTTGTTAGAGGATTCGGTTGCAGATCAGCTCGGTTTGGCGGGTACTTTGGAGCCACTAAACTTACAATGGACCGGTAATATCAAACGCAGTGAACCAAAATCTAGACGGATCAGTACCGAGATTTCAGGTACCGGATGCACGAAGCAGTACAGACTGGGAAATGCACGTACGGTTGGTGGACTGCTGCTTCCATCACAAAGTATGGACTACGACGAAATGACAAGAAGATATCCGCATTTGCGTGGTTTGCCTATACCGAGTTATACAAAAATATCACCAAAACTCTTGATTGGTCTTGACAACTTGAAACTCACTGTACCACTGAAAATCAGAGAAGGAAGGTGGGAAGAGCCGATAGCTACGAAAAGTCGCATCGGATGGAGCATATACGGGTGCGCGACAGAGTCGCAATCAAAGTATGTCTGTGGGTTTCATGTTGGAGGATGGACCGATCCAGAGCAAGAGCTCAACCAGCTAGTCCGGGATTACATCACACTGGACGACACTGGCATAACATACCCTTCTACTCCACTAGAATCCGAAGAAGAGAAACGAGCGAGGATAATTATGGAGTCCACCACGCGAAGAGTCGACGGAAGATTCGAAACGGGTATGCTATGGAAGAGAGACAAGTTAAAGTTCCCGGAGAGCTTCGGAATGGCATATAAACGAATGTGTTCACTGGAGAAACGTCTTAGTAAAGATCCTGTTCTGTATGATCGAGTTCGGCAGCAGATAATAGACTACGAGGCCAAAGGATATGCTCACAAAGCGACGGAAAGTGAACTGTCGACTACGGACAAGCATCAGTGTTGGTACTTGCCATTGGGGATTGTCTTGAACCCAAAGAAGCCGAACAAATTGAGGCTGATTTGGGATGCAGCAGCCACGGTCGACGGCGTTTCGCTCAACTCTGCATTATTGAAGGGACCCGACTTGCTAAAAGGTCTCCCATCGGTTATTAGCAATTTTCGGTTGTATCGTTTCGCTCTGACAGGCGATATCAAGGAAATGTTCCACAGGTTCTTCATACGGATTCAAGATCGTCAGTTTCTGCGCTTTCTCTTCAGGGACCGTCCAGAACAAAAACCGGTGACCTACGTCATGGATGTTGCCATCTTCGGGGCTTCATGCTCGCCGAGTTCCGCTCAATACATTAAAAACATAAATGCGAAGGAGTTTGAAGCGGATTTCCCACGAGCAGTTACAGCCATCGTTCAATACCACTACGTGGATGATTACTTGGACAGTTTTGGAACAGCGGAGGATGCCGTGAGGATTGGCAAAGAGGTTAAGAAAATTCACGCCCAGGGTGGTTTCGAAATCCGTAACTTCTTGTCCAACGATCCGCATATAGCAGCTCAAGTTGGAGAAGAGTCTACAGCCGTCGAGAAAGATATACGAACAGAGAAGGATGAACGAATCGAGTCAGTATTGGGCATGAAATGGATACCCAACAGTGATACCTTTGTCTATACAGTTTCCCTGCGTGACAATTTGAAACATGTTCTAGAAGAGTCTTACGTGCCTACCAAAAGAGAAATCTTACGAACCGTAATGAGTTTCTTCGATCCAATGGGACTGATTTCGTTTTTCCTGATTCATGGAAGAATATTGATGCAGGACATATGGGCAGCGGGTATTGGATGGGACGACCAGGTTAACGAAAAACTCATGCCGAGGTGGAGAAGCTGGATTAATCTTGTTCCCAAGTTGAATAGTCTGCGGATCCCGAGATGCTATTTTGTGAATGCTGTCGAGAAGACCTATTCATCCCTACAAGTTCACGTATTTGTGGACGCAAGCAGGTCTGCTTATGCCTGTGCAGTATATTTCCGGGTTGAAACACCGCAAGGCCCAGATGTTCGACTTGTAGCTGCGAAGTCGAAGGTAGCGCCGTTGAAAATGCAGACTGTTCCACGACTGGAACTACGTGCGGCTGTGCTGGGATCCCGCCTACTTAACAGCGTAATATCCATGCACGCTCTTCCCGTGACGAAGCGTGTACTATGGTCGGATTCCAACACCGTTCTAGCATGGATTAAATCAGACCAGCGCCGATATCATCAGTATGTGGGGTTCCGAGTTGGTGAGATATTGACTGTGACAGATGTTAGTGAATGGAGGAAGATCGGATCGGCGATGAACGTCGCGGATGATGCCACTAAATGGGGCTCAGGGCCGAATATCAGCTCTGAAAGCCGATGGTTTCGTGGACCGGAATTTCTGAAGCAACCAGAAGAATTATGGCCAGGCAAGAACGCACCGATTGCCCCCACTGAAGAAGAGCTGATTGTTTGCAACCTACATCATAATATATCGGACCCACTGATCGATGCGGATAGATTTAGTAGATGGGAGAGGCTCCACAGGACTATGGCTTATGTGCACAGGTTCATGCACAATGTTAGAGTTTCGCAGCGGAAAGGAAAGCCGATTCATGGTTGTTTGACACAGAACGAGTTGGTGATGGCTGAACTATCCTTGTGGAAACAAGCACAAAAGGAGGTGTTTGCATCGGAAATGACTATCCTTGAAGCGACAAGCGGAGAGCCGGATGACCGCCATGCAACTCTTCCCAAGGGCAGCGCAATCTACAAATTGTGGCCCTTCATGGACAAAGACGGATTAATCCGCAAACGCAATCGACTGAGTAACGCAGCGTGGATACCGTACCAAACCAAGTACCCGGTAATTTTACCCCGTAAGCATCGAATTACGTTCCTCCTAGTTGATTATTTTCACCGCCGTTTTCGGCACTGTAATCGCGAAACAGTTGTGAATCAAATGAGACAACATTACGAGATTGCAAAATTGAGATCACTGATTACAAAGGTGGCGGAAAGCTGCGTCTGGTGCAGAGTTCATCGTGCTTGTCCGTATTCGCCCCCCATGGCTCCGCTGCCGAAGGTCCGACTGACTCCCTATGTACGACCCTTCACATACGTAGGTGTCGACTACTTTGGTCCAGTGCTAGTG harbors:
- the LOC128739643 gene encoding uncharacterized protein LOC128739643 translates to MAKNGDDLQVQYNCVLCDNSDEHDDMVACDSCQMWHHYSCVNVSASVRDREWYCPTCEPLYTDGINVVEQNKNNPSHSNPIPSDGAVLDVPKKTAAKSSAGTKNTRKSRKVIVESITSSARARLELELNVVDEQRRLREEELAEEKKMKDRQRKLEEELREQELAVEARRIAEAKRALEQNMADEREYRKQQTAIRKQSADEKAKLIRQASEYSSSYGSRVNVGVGDTDPGEKVKDWLEQTNQQTEGTKKTSTSAVRPSSCQKQVLPDKFNTNKNPPARKINEALAISPPNCTVPQQKVQCKSLVSQGIQKLPLQPNNPKKQINLNCRELSKQVSSSGVHSSDKEHGAACEVQQPVAENKNDQDQRSQHHSNDITEGPTSRQLATRQVMGKDLPIFSGNPEEWPIWISNFQRSTTTCGFSDDENLIRLQRCLKGPALEAVRSRLLYPAGVPHVIKALQMRYGRPETLIRSMTERVRQMPPLKANDLESIIEFGLAVDNLVQHLENVGYQAHLSNPSLLHDLVGKLPVDYRLNWSAVKSEEPNADLAAFGRFMSSLVELAYNVADDLPSLKPQKTKHRERSFVQTHAEPEFTPRREPVTNTLSGRRAPKRPCAVCKAEGHRVSECGKFKTMNIDGRLKAVREFGLCRSCLNCHGKWPCKTAKECGINDCRLKHNPLLHSSSATVQAAVSTSHLSQLKTVGGPLFRIIPVTLYGKNTKVDIYAFVDEGSQITLLEDSVADQLGLAGTLEPLNLQWTGNIKRSEPKSRRISTEISGTGCTKQYRLGNARTVGGLLLPSQSMDYDEMTRRYPHLRGLPIPSYTKISPKLLIGLDNLKLTVPLKIREGRWEEPIATKSRIGWSIYGCATESQSKYVCGFHVGGWTDPEQELNQLVRDYITLDDTGITYPSTPLESEEEKRARIIMESTTRRVDGRFETGMLWKRDKLKFPESFGMAYKRMCSLEKRLSKDPVLYDRVRQQIIDYEAKGYAHKATESELSTTDKHQCWYLPLGIVLNPKKPNKLRLIWDAAATVDGVSLNSALLKGPDLLKGLPSVISNFRLYRFALTGDIKEMFHRFFIRIQDRQFLRFLFRDRPEQKPVTYVMDVAIFGASCSPSSAQYIKNINAKEFEADFPRAVTAIVQYHYVDDYLDSFGTAEDAVRIGKEVKKIHAQGGFEIRNFLSNDPHIAAQVGEESTAVEKDIRTEKDERIESVLGMKWIPNSDTFVYTVSLRDNLKHVLEESYVPTKREILRTVMSFFDPMGLISFFLIHGRILMQDIWAAGIGWDDQVNEKLMPRWRSWINLVPKLNSLRIPRCYFVNAVEKTYSSLQVHVFVDASRSAYACAVYFRVETPQGPDVRLVAAKSKVAPLKMQTVPRLELRAAVLGSRLLNSVISMHALPVTKRVLWSDSNTVLAWIKSDQRRYHQYVGFRVGEILTVTDVSEWRKIGSAMNVADDATKWGSGPNISSESRWFRGPEFLKQPEELWPGKNAPIAPTEEELIVCNLHHNISDPLIDADRFSRWERLHRTMAYVHRFMHNVRVSQRKGKPIHGCLTQNELVMAELSLWKQAQKEVFASEMTILEATSGEPDDRHATLPKGSAIYKLWPFMDKDGLIRKRNRLSNAAWIPYQTKYPVILPRKHRITFLLVDYFHRRFRHCNRETVVNQMRQHYEIAKLRSLITKVAESCVWCRVHRACPYSPPMAPLPKVRLTPYVRPFTYVGVDYFGPVLVKVGRSNVKRWIALFTCLTIRAVHLEVVHSLSKESCVMAIRRFVSRRGAPAEIFSDNGTNFHGANNQLKREIENRNDYLASTFTNTTTRWSFIPPGAPHMGGAWERMVRSVKTAIGTILDAQRRPDDEVLETVIIEAEAMVNTRPLTYIPIESADQEALTPNHFIFGCSDGVKQVPVLPTDYRTTLNSGWKLAKHLSDGIWKRWIQEYLPVISRRSKWFEDVKEIAEGSLVLIVDGAVRNQWTRGRIVKVIHGKDGRVRQAWVKTTNGVIRRPVVKLALLDVLEVGKPEVEQLNGLQAGECDVEYPSATSMR